A genomic segment from Tuwongella immobilis encodes:
- a CDS encoding RNA polymerase sigma factor, with product MTPATTVQIEQWLMQLGEGQVGRDRLLALTCERLRQLASRMFRRGHALHRWEQTDDVLQEAMLRMSRALLDVQPQSAAQFFGLASLQIRRVLIDMSRHHFGPMGQGQRHASVSGDLGESPQADPNPALELWGQFHEAVQSLGEESRAVVDLLVYQGLSQPEAASVLGVSDRTVKRWWRTAREELHAALNGQWPEG from the coding sequence ATGACACCGGCGACAACGGTGCAGATCGAGCAGTGGTTGATGCAGTTGGGCGAGGGACAAGTTGGGCGGGATCGGCTGCTGGCGCTGACTTGCGAGCGATTGCGGCAGCTGGCGTCGCGGATGTTCCGCCGCGGGCACGCGCTGCACCGCTGGGAGCAGACCGATGATGTGCTGCAAGAGGCGATGCTGCGAATGAGTCGAGCGCTGTTAGATGTGCAACCGCAGTCGGCGGCGCAATTTTTCGGCCTGGCATCGCTGCAGATTCGGCGCGTGCTGATCGACATGAGCCGCCATCATTTCGGGCCAATGGGCCAAGGCCAACGACACGCCAGCGTCTCCGGCGATCTGGGCGAATCCCCCCAGGCCGACCCGAATCCCGCACTCGAACTCTGGGGCCAATTTCACGAAGCGGTGCAATCGCTGGGCGAGGAATCCCGCGCGGTGGTCGATCTGCTCGTGTATCAAGGTCTGAGCCAACCGGAGGCGGCATCCGTGCTGGGGGTCAGCGATCGCACCGTCAAGCGCTGGTGGCGGACGGCCCGCGAAGAACTCCACGCCGCACTCAACGGTCAATGGCCGGAAGGGTGA
- a CDS encoding response regulator has product MQPTNPDGFEAHILIVDDHEDIASLFSWILRQAGFQTTVASSGPEALEFAQSQEFDLALIDILMPEMDGPSTLVRLREILPQVRALFITGHSGLYELETLLELGAHGLLLKPILPARLVEAVKECLLLSPA; this is encoded by the coding sequence ATGCAGCCAACAAATCCGGATGGTTTTGAGGCTCATATCCTGATTGTCGATGACCACGAAGACATTGCTTCGCTGTTTTCGTGGATTCTTCGACAAGCCGGATTTCAGACAACCGTGGCGAGTTCCGGTCCGGAAGCCCTTGAATTTGCCCAAAGTCAGGAATTCGATCTCGCGTTGATTGATATTCTGATGCCCGAAATGGACGGGCCGAGTACGTTGGTTCGATTGCGTGAGATTCTCCCGCAGGTGCGAGCTTTGTTTATCACCGGGCATTCGGGGCTGTACGAACTGGAGACCCTTCTGGAGCTGGGGGCCCACGGGTTGTTGCTGAAGCCGATTCTCCCCGCACGACTGGTGGAAGCCGTCAAGGAGTGTCTTCTACTCAGCCCCGCCTAA
- a CDS encoding cyanophycinase yields the protein MRLRGTWLIRGLLFCLAISGIAADAPAPSAPLSAPPSATPSGTPLPGILEPGTPLPGIMYLTGSTAPSKALIDEFKKLATDTVAPFATLIRDSDKGIDETGFRGLDSADDFIIRDEKRVATFEISTGIWVHATKPDFAKRWKGTAFERRMNAYIESGKPVGFSGYAIEIAPVPGFRFARETIEPQSGMVTVILPEKSEILLKDRTLRVRPDSAPIAWRVAAGNRRPIRTETIPPRGLADIIALRRTAIARANKQPIVANHPGKPDVTSGSLIIVGGGGSPKPIVERFIELAGGPDAPIIVIATAMEDPVPSAIGEVRMLERAGAKNVKQLHTRKREVANSPEFLAPLKTAKGVWFSGGRQWRFIDAYEGTQAEQAFRDVLARGGVIGGSSAGASIQSDYMPRGHPLGNTEMMAEGYERGFGFLRGAAVDQHFFARKRTQDMTKLVSFYPQLLGIGIDEATAIEVRGPIATVIGRSKVAFYDRTKPIPKDGPDYVELSSGGKYHLVERRVIERPDPKPDAPKPDAPKPAPAK from the coding sequence ATGCGGCTGCGTGGCACCTGGCTTATCCGTGGACTGCTCTTTTGCCTGGCAATATCTGGCATCGCCGCCGATGCTCCCGCACCCAGTGCGCCCCTCAGTGCGCCGCCCAGTGCGACGCCATCCGGCACCCCACTTCCGGGAATTCTCGAGCCGGGCACACCGCTACCGGGAATCATGTACCTGACGGGGTCGACTGCCCCGAGCAAGGCGTTGATCGACGAGTTCAAGAAACTCGCCACCGATACTGTCGCCCCCTTCGCGACGCTGATCCGCGACTCCGACAAAGGGATCGACGAAACCGGCTTTCGGGGGCTGGACTCTGCCGACGATTTCATCATCCGAGATGAGAAGCGGGTTGCCACCTTTGAAATTTCGACGGGAATCTGGGTGCATGCCACCAAGCCGGATTTCGCCAAGCGCTGGAAAGGCACCGCATTCGAGCGGCGGATGAATGCGTACATCGAAAGCGGCAAGCCGGTTGGATTTTCCGGCTACGCCATCGAAATCGCCCCGGTTCCAGGCTTCCGCTTCGCACGGGAAACGATCGAGCCACAATCCGGCATGGTGACGGTGATTCTACCGGAAAAATCCGAAATTCTGCTGAAAGATCGGACCCTGCGCGTGCGACCGGACAGCGCCCCAATCGCGTGGCGAGTTGCCGCCGGGAATCGCCGCCCCATTCGCACCGAGACGATTCCCCCCCGCGGACTGGCGGACATCATCGCCCTGCGACGCACCGCCATCGCCCGCGCCAACAAGCAGCCCATCGTTGCCAATCATCCCGGCAAGCCCGATGTCACTTCCGGCAGTCTCATCATCGTCGGCGGCGGCGGCTCGCCCAAGCCGATTGTCGAGCGGTTCATCGAACTGGCAGGCGGTCCGGATGCGCCGATCATCGTCATCGCCACCGCCATGGAAGACCCCGTGCCCAGCGCCATCGGCGAAGTCCGCATGCTGGAACGCGCCGGAGCGAAGAATGTCAAGCAACTGCACACCCGCAAGCGCGAGGTCGCCAATTCCCCGGAATTTCTGGCACCGCTCAAAACCGCCAAGGGGGTCTGGTTCAGCGGCGGGCGACAATGGCGATTCATCGATGCCTACGAAGGCACCCAGGCCGAGCAAGCCTTCCGCGATGTGTTGGCACGCGGCGGAGTCATCGGCGGATCATCCGCTGGGGCGTCGATCCAAAGCGATTACATGCCACGCGGCCACCCGTTGGGCAATACCGAAATGATGGCCGAAGGATACGAACGCGGCTTTGGCTTTCTGCGTGGCGCGGCCGTGGATCAACACTTTTTCGCTCGCAAACGCACCCAAGATATGACGAAGTTGGTGAGCTTCTACCCGCAACTGCTGGGCATTGGCATCGACGAAGCCACCGCTATTGAGGTGCGCGGCCCGATCGCCACCGTCATCGGCCGCAGCAAAGTCGCCTTCTACGATCGCACCAAGCCGATCCCGAAGGATGGGCCGGATTATGTCGAACTTTCCAGCGGTGGCAAATATCACCTGGTGGAACGTCGCGTGATCGAACGCCCCGATCCAAAACCGGATGCGCCCAAACCGGATGCCCCGAAACCGGCACCGGCGAAGTGA
- a CDS encoding threonine ammonia-lyase: MLTIDAILQAQNRLAGKLHRTPLVRSAAISAILGADVYLKLECLQKTGSFKPRGALNKMLTLTESERSAGVVAVSGGNHAQGVAYAGRQLGVATTIVMPETTPRNYLDATRGYGATVVLTPDIRAAFAQAEQMRQQGMVMIHPFDDPLVAAGQGTVALEILADLPEVDRCYVSIGGGGLIAGMGLAFRSIRPQTRVIGVETIGADAMAQALAAGQLVELPAITSIARTLGAPKVSEMTLQAVRDWVESVQVVSDRETVQALFTILERTKQLVEPGAACVLAAAMQQRASFRPNEKIVLLLCGGNLSVSDLVQFAHRFEMLPA, from the coding sequence ATGCTGACCATCGACGCGATTCTGCAGGCACAAAATCGGCTCGCCGGGAAATTGCATCGCACGCCGTTGGTGCGGTCGGCGGCAATCAGCGCGATTCTCGGGGCGGATGTCTATCTCAAGCTGGAATGCCTGCAAAAAACCGGGTCGTTCAAGCCGCGGGGTGCGCTCAACAAAATGCTGACGCTCACCGAATCCGAGCGATCGGCGGGAGTGGTGGCGGTCAGCGGCGGCAATCACGCGCAGGGGGTGGCCTATGCCGGTCGGCAATTGGGCGTCGCCACCACGATCGTCATGCCCGAGACAACTCCGCGAAATTACCTGGATGCCACCCGTGGATACGGGGCCACCGTCGTGCTGACGCCCGATATTCGGGCAGCGTTCGCTCAGGCGGAACAGATGCGGCAGCAAGGCATGGTGATGATCCATCCGTTTGATGATCCGCTGGTAGCCGCCGGTCAGGGGACGGTGGCGCTGGAGATTCTCGCGGATCTTCCCGAGGTGGATCGCTGCTATGTCAGCATTGGCGGCGGCGGGCTGATTGCCGGCATGGGGTTGGCCTTCCGCAGCATTCGCCCGCAAACGCGGGTCATCGGCGTGGAGACCATCGGCGCCGATGCCATGGCTCAGGCATTGGCGGCGGGGCAACTCGTGGAACTGCCCGCGATTACGTCGATCGCCCGCACCTTGGGAGCGCCGAAAGTCTCGGAGATGACGCTGCAAGCCGTGCGTGACTGGGTGGAATCGGTCCAAGTCGTGAGCGATCGCGAGACCGTGCAAGCGTTGTTCACGATTCTGGAACGCACCAAGCAGTTGGTGGAACCGGGGGCGGCGTGTGTGCTGGCGGCGGCGATGCAACAGCGCGCGAGTTTTCGACCGAATGAGAAAATCGTGCTGTTGCTCTGCGGGGGGAATCTGTCGGTGAGCGATTTGGTGCAATTTGCGCATCGATTCGAGATGCTGCCCGCGTGA
- a CDS encoding AAA family ATPase, with protein MIVVFAGLPGSGKSTLARGLAERFSGILLNKDDLRAKIFPAEKIEYSRDQDDWVMDTIHRLVLFYKRRDPHLWIVLDGRTYSRSSQIEQLHRWARDWASPWRLIECTCSDAVAEQRIAADVASGAHPAKNRTVAMLRQVRQHAEPIADADIRIDTTLHTPEELLAGLVAQLTASGGATDQWNLGGAE; from the coding sequence ATGATAGTGGTGTTTGCGGGACTCCCCGGCAGCGGAAAATCGACGCTCGCTCGCGGATTGGCCGAGCGATTCTCGGGGATTTTGTTGAACAAAGATGACCTGCGCGCCAAAATCTTCCCGGCGGAAAAAATCGAATATTCTCGGGATCAAGATGATTGGGTCATGGACACGATCCACCGTCTTGTGCTATTCTACAAACGAAGAGATCCACATTTGTGGATCGTCCTGGATGGTCGCACTTATTCACGATCATCCCAGATTGAGCAGTTGCATCGATGGGCCAGGGACTGGGCGTCTCCCTGGCGACTCATCGAGTGCACCTGTTCCGATGCGGTCGCGGAACAACGGATTGCGGCGGATGTCGCTTCGGGGGCTCATCCGGCGAAGAATCGCACGGTTGCAATGCTGCGACAGGTCCGACAACACGCCGAACCGATTGCCGATGCGGACATTCGGATCGACACCACCTTGCACACGCCCGAGGAGCTTCTGGCGGGGTTGGTCGCACAGCTCACTGCCTCGGGCGGGGCAACGGATCAATGGAATTTAGGCGGGGCTGAGTAG
- a CDS encoding YybH family protein: protein MGRIACLLVGVVLGISLMLARGFLQEQSKPIQATDSVRVLLETQVVAWNAGNLDGFMQGYWNDPGLTFYSGNSIRSGFEETMARYQQTYQADGKEMGQLRFDDLRIEPIAPDTVFVRGKWHLTLSKESPEGLFTLIVKRFPHVGWKIVHDHTSKA from the coding sequence ATGGGGCGAATTGCGTGTCTGTTGGTGGGAGTGGTGCTGGGCATCAGCCTCATGCTCGCTCGTGGATTCCTTCAAGAGCAATCCAAACCGATTCAAGCCACCGATTCCGTGCGGGTGCTGCTCGAAACACAAGTCGTGGCGTGGAATGCCGGCAATCTCGACGGTTTTATGCAAGGGTATTGGAACGATCCGGGGTTGACCTTCTACAGCGGCAACTCCATCCGCTCCGGATTCGAGGAAACCATGGCCCGCTATCAACAGACCTACCAGGCCGATGGCAAAGAAATGGGCCAACTCCGCTTCGATGATCTCCGCATCGAACCGATCGCACCCGATACCGTATTCGTTCGCGGCAAGTGGCATCTGACGCTGTCGAAGGAATCGCCCGAAGGATTATTCACGCTCATCGTGAAACGATTTCCGCATGTCGGCTGGAAAATCGTCCACGATCACACCAGCAAGGCCTAA
- a CDS encoding serine/threonine-protein kinase codes for MSGDATPTQAEPTEALTPQQLRQLAELDEALAAGNSLPQTHPLPESSNEERRFQQAAAVVAMLHRFRPKPAPAPAPDDTDAKSPHDVADLPTTDSPTQDVQHELQSFPSELTRTPRLGELLHQRYRLESVLGRGGVGVVYLAEDTRLNRKVAVKLLRNPDDEMMRRFTTEAQALSRIHNPYIVQIYDHVIQDGMPFLVMEYLPGSTLRRSISNVPQSQRSAAQLVAKLAQGVQAAHDVGIIHRDLKPANVLLLPDFTPKILDFGLARRLDIPDGLTDSGVAVGTPGYMAPEQITPRSGGIGPATDVYGLGGILYEMLTGKPPFEGIVRFDIFQQILESPPEPIHKSRPDISPDLEAICLKCLQKSPKNRYASATELATDLEHFLDALPVSAPRIPVMKPGWSRRRVLALAAGGLSAGIAAWVASNRWRKTDAPNPPPPEAQSLPRIPAEAKSPSNAEWKLILDQPLFSSWDMVASIIRGHQGRRIFVAWRQTTARWWNFGDWTKPGLIGGASRIRQSGHFLEHDEWFIRAADWQRIEAVDLTHSHTFAKLETTKNIVSLTTIPTREMAVASDTDGRLLTWNPRTGKTDIVATPQLMPTSGVGITYRAATDQILTFHQMDQSIRVWSGDGKQFLKLVPGLGPLLAGQATLMQDGKHVFSAGTPQPTIIDLDHPQKSRFLNLPDFESVVMDVSCIPDCSLILAACVDDKLRLIDPDRERILDTIHVPKINMIEVDRDGRGGTLGTRDGRVQRLRIERGDQPTPAVNPMS; via the coding sequence ATGAGCGGAGACGCGACGCCGACTCAAGCGGAACCCACCGAGGCACTCACTCCGCAGCAACTTCGGCAATTGGCGGAGTTGGATGAGGCGCTGGCCGCGGGGAATTCGCTGCCGCAGACGCACCCATTGCCGGAATCCTCGAACGAGGAACGCCGGTTTCAGCAAGCGGCGGCCGTGGTCGCCATGCTGCACCGATTTCGCCCCAAACCGGCTCCCGCGCCCGCACCCGATGACACCGACGCGAAGTCGCCGCACGATGTCGCCGATCTCCCAACGACCGATTCCCCCACGCAGGATGTTCAACACGAGCTGCAATCGTTCCCGTCTGAACTAACGCGCACTCCCCGATTGGGCGAACTGCTACACCAACGCTACCGGCTCGAATCGGTGTTGGGCCGTGGCGGTGTCGGCGTGGTGTATCTCGCCGAAGATACCCGGCTCAACCGCAAGGTTGCCGTCAAACTGCTGCGCAATCCCGACGACGAGATGATGCGGCGATTCACCACCGAAGCGCAAGCCTTGTCGCGGATTCATAATCCCTACATCGTGCAAATCTATGACCACGTCATTCAGGACGGGATGCCGTTTTTGGTGATGGAATATCTGCCTGGAAGCACGCTGCGGCGGTCGATTTCGAATGTGCCGCAATCGCAACGCAGCGCCGCCCAACTCGTGGCCAAGCTGGCCCAAGGCGTGCAGGCCGCTCACGATGTGGGGATCATTCATCGCGATCTCAAGCCGGCGAATGTGCTGCTGCTGCCGGATTTCACCCCGAAGATTCTCGATTTTGGCCTGGCACGTCGACTCGATATTCCCGACGGGCTGACCGATTCCGGCGTCGCGGTGGGGACGCCCGGCTACATGGCACCGGAGCAGATCACCCCCCGCAGCGGCGGTATCGGCCCCGCCACCGATGTCTACGGACTGGGTGGAATTCTCTACGAGATGCTCACCGGCAAACCGCCGTTCGAGGGCATCGTCCGATTCGATATTTTCCAGCAAATTCTCGAATCGCCCCCCGAACCGATCCACAAATCGCGGCCAGATATTTCTCCGGATTTGGAAGCGATTTGCCTGAAATGTCTGCAAAAATCACCCAAGAATCGATACGCATCCGCGACGGAATTGGCGACCGATTTGGAACATTTTTTGGACGCGCTTCCGGTCTCGGCTCCGCGAATTCCGGTGATGAAGCCCGGTTGGTCACGTCGCCGCGTGTTGGCGCTTGCCGCGGGTGGCCTATCTGCTGGAATCGCCGCGTGGGTGGCCAGCAATCGTTGGCGCAAGACCGATGCGCCGAATCCGCCGCCGCCGGAAGCGCAATCGCTGCCGCGGATCCCCGCCGAGGCGAAATCGCCCTCCAACGCGGAATGGAAGCTGATTCTGGATCAGCCCCTGTTTAGTAGTTGGGATATGGTCGCGTCGATCATTCGAGGGCATCAGGGTCGCCGAATCTTTGTTGCCTGGCGACAGACTACCGCGCGGTGGTGGAATTTCGGGGACTGGACCAAGCCCGGCCTGATCGGTGGGGCCTCGCGCATTCGACAATCTGGGCATTTTCTGGAACATGATGAGTGGTTCATTCGCGCGGCCGATTGGCAACGGATCGAAGCGGTGGACCTCACGCATTCGCACACCTTTGCCAAGCTGGAAACCACGAAAAATATCGTCAGCCTCACCACGATTCCAACGCGCGAGATGGCTGTGGCCAGCGATACGGATGGGCGGCTGCTCACCTGGAATCCGCGCACCGGCAAGACCGACATTGTCGCAACGCCCCAACTGATGCCCACTTCCGGCGTCGGCATCACCTATCGAGCGGCGACCGATCAAATTCTGACCTTTCATCAGATGGATCAATCGATTCGGGTATGGTCCGGCGACGGCAAGCAATTTCTCAAACTGGTGCCCGGATTGGGGCCGCTTCTAGCCGGGCAAGCCACGCTCATGCAAGATGGCAAGCACGTGTTTAGTGCCGGAACGCCACAGCCGACCATCATCGATCTGGACCATCCGCAGAAGTCGCGGTTCCTGAATCTGCCAGATTTCGAGTCTGTGGTCATGGACGTGAGCTGCATCCCAGATTGCTCGCTGATTTTGGCCGCCTGTGTGGATGACAAACTTCGGCTCATCGACCCCGATCGGGAACGAATTCTCGACACGATCCACGTTCCGAAAATCAACATGATCGAAGTGGATCGGGATGGTCGCGGCGGAACCCTTGGCACGCGCGATGGCCGCGTGCAGCGATTGCGAATCGAACGCGGCGACCAGCCAACTCCGGCGGTTAACCCAATGTCCTGA
- a CDS encoding M20/M25/M40 family metallo-hydrolase has translation MNAAREWLNKHHEDIVRGLADLVAIQSISTDGEHQHEIDRSASLVCQQMRDAGLQNVEKLTVPGSLPYAYGEWCDAPGKPTVFLYAHHDVQPINYVEQWKSEPWRLTRRDGRLYARGSADDKGAISAQLAAVAAYLKTVGSLPINIKMVVEGEEEIGSKNLPRFFAEYQKKIASDVIVVCDTENIEVGIPSLTYSLRGVTTLQVDVETATLPVHSGMGGGAIADAALALNVVLSRLYWNHGEIPVPGFYDSVRVPTEAERATFRKLPLNDAAWRHDLGVLPGVEFANETGVHLYEQTWRRPAVTIIAQEASNLRGASNQVLPKASALISCRMVPDQDPEAVIAQLSKYLTENPPWGAKVTVKPASNSVKWWMTDPNGPAFEAALAALRVGYDRDPVPIGCGGTIGFVGPLAELFGGAPALLVGIEDPASNAHAPNESLHEGDFRKLMQSLVLLFENLGKLTPNQVK, from the coding sequence ATGAACGCCGCACGGGAATGGCTGAACAAGCATCATGAAGACATCGTCCGCGGGCTGGCCGATTTAGTGGCCATCCAATCGATCAGCACCGATGGCGAGCATCAGCACGAAATTGATCGCTCGGCGTCGCTGGTTTGCCAGCAGATGCGCGACGCGGGGTTGCAGAATGTCGAAAAGCTGACCGTGCCCGGCTCGCTGCCGTATGCGTATGGCGAATGGTGCGATGCCCCCGGCAAGCCGACCGTGTTTCTGTATGCTCACCATGACGTTCAGCCGATCAATTATGTCGAACAGTGGAAATCCGAACCCTGGCGATTGACCCGCCGCGATGGTCGGCTCTACGCACGTGGCTCGGCGGATGACAAAGGCGCGATTAGTGCCCAGCTCGCCGCAGTGGCCGCCTATTTGAAGACGGTTGGCAGCCTGCCGATCAACATCAAAATGGTCGTGGAAGGCGAAGAAGAAATTGGATCGAAGAATTTGCCTCGATTCTTCGCGGAATATCAAAAAAAGATCGCCTCCGATGTGATCGTGGTTTGCGACACGGAAAACATCGAAGTTGGCATTCCCTCGCTGACCTATTCGCTGCGTGGGGTGACGACGCTGCAAGTGGATGTGGAAACGGCGACGCTGCCAGTGCATTCCGGGATGGGCGGCGGAGCGATTGCCGATGCCGCACTTGCGCTCAACGTCGTACTGAGCCGGTTGTACTGGAATCACGGCGAAATTCCGGTGCCGGGCTTCTACGATTCCGTCCGCGTGCCCACGGAAGCGGAGCGGGCCACCTTCCGCAAGCTGCCGTTGAACGATGCGGCCTGGCGGCATGATCTCGGTGTTCTGCCGGGCGTCGAATTCGCCAATGAGACGGGCGTGCATCTGTATGAGCAAACGTGGCGGCGACCCGCGGTGACGATCATCGCCCAAGAAGCGAGCAATCTGCGTGGGGCGTCCAATCAGGTGCTGCCTAAGGCGAGTGCGCTCATCAGTTGTCGCATGGTGCCGGATCAAGACCCGGAAGCAGTCATTGCGCAATTGTCGAAGTATTTGACGGAAAATCCGCCGTGGGGGGCCAAAGTCACGGTCAAACCAGCGAGCAATTCCGTGAAGTGGTGGATGACCGACCCCAACGGTCCGGCATTCGAGGCGGCGCTGGCTGCGCTGCGAGTCGGCTACGACCGCGACCCGGTGCCCATTGGCTGCGGCGGAACCATCGGCTTCGTCGGACCATTGGCGGAACTCTTTGGCGGTGCCCCAGCGCTGCTCGTCGGCATCGAAGACCCCGCCAGCAACGCCCACGCCCCCAACGAAAGCCTGCACGAGGGCGACTTCCGGAAGTTGATGCAGTCGTTGGTGCTGTTGTTTGAGAATCTCGGCAAATTGACCCCGAATCAGGTCAAATAA
- a CDS encoding ABC transporter permease, producing the protein MGILSGIGRLFRNAAGLLLSVLVFTVILAISLLPLASLLLLLPAILPQESVLSDTTRRRSWLMTTFSRIASVIAAFIMLVGVTAFAVEVVSWLPLPDTLYFDSAARSFLSPTLIPKLPETLLRYWPYVIMVVYLTDLLFLFAIGKVPLRYNYRNLIVRWRTTALTGVAFTVVVGLLVVMLAFVNGMNELTEKSGVPGNVIILSDGATDEIFSNLGYGDASQMENEIATLDQNDQPLPSAIFVKKTMSADGREVPMGSRETLCVVNQPIPMPPGVLPSKDNPQRRRFLSVRGVVDPAISGLVHDLRLLPGGEWFPNSGGGTEGGKQVFYCVIGEGIAQTLGGDVGKKQLTVGDTFEMGDKTFKVTGVMAAEGSTYGSEIWAKQNIVADLFGKKSFTTLVVRVNDDTLQSANNLAFHYRDRFKQQKLKAVSEREYFNDLSKTNKQFLYAIIVVAAIMAIGGVFGVMNTMFAAIAQRTKDIGVLRILGFKRWQVLVSFMLESLFIAIIGGAIGCGLAMFADGYTATSIISSGQGGGGKSVVLRLIVDSNMLVAGMLFTLVMGRLGGLIPAISGMRMTILDSLR; encoded by the coding sequence ATGGGGATCCTCTCGGGAATCGGCCGATTGTTTCGCAACGCCGCCGGATTGCTGCTAAGTGTGCTGGTGTTTACGGTGATTTTGGCGATCTCGCTGCTGCCGCTGGCGTCGCTGTTGCTGCTGCTGCCAGCGATTTTGCCGCAGGAAAGCGTGCTGAGCGATACCACTCGCCGTCGGTCGTGGCTGATGACGACATTCTCTCGAATCGCCAGCGTGATTGCCGCGTTCATCATGCTGGTGGGCGTGACTGCGTTTGCGGTGGAAGTGGTGAGCTGGCTGCCGCTGCCGGATACGCTCTATTTCGATTCCGCAGCACGGTCGTTTCTGTCGCCGACGTTGATTCCGAAATTGCCAGAGACGCTCCTGCGCTATTGGCCGTATGTCATCATGGTGGTGTACCTGACCGATTTGCTGTTTTTGTTCGCCATCGGAAAAGTTCCGCTGCGCTACAATTATCGCAATTTGATCGTGCGCTGGCGGACGACGGCGCTGACCGGGGTGGCATTCACGGTCGTCGTTGGGCTGCTGGTGGTGATGCTCGCGTTCGTCAACGGCATGAACGAACTCACCGAGAAAAGCGGTGTGCCTGGCAACGTGATTATTCTTTCCGACGGCGCAACGGATGAAATCTTCTCGAATCTGGGCTACGGCGATGCCAGCCAGATGGAGAATGAAATCGCCACGCTGGACCAGAACGATCAGCCGTTGCCCAGCGCGATTTTCGTGAAGAAAACCATGTCTGCCGATGGCCGCGAAGTGCCGATGGGGAGTCGGGAGACGCTGTGCGTGGTGAATCAGCCGATTCCGATGCCGCCCGGCGTGCTGCCCAGCAAAGATAACCCCCAACGACGGCGATTCCTCTCCGTGCGTGGCGTGGTGGATCCGGCGATTTCCGGGTTGGTCCACGATCTGCGCTTGCTACCCGGCGGGGAGTGGTTCCCCAACTCCGGCGGTGGCACCGAGGGCGGCAAACAAGTGTTTTACTGCGTCATCGGCGAGGGGATTGCCCAGACGCTCGGTGGCGATGTCGGCAAAAAGCAGCTCACCGTCGGCGACACCTTCGAGATGGGCGACAAGACCTTCAAAGTCACCGGCGTGATGGCCGCAGAAGGATCGACTTACGGCTCGGAAATCTGGGCGAAGCAGAACATCGTTGCCGACTTATTCGGCAAAAAGAGCTTCACCACGCTTGTGGTGCGTGTCAACGATGATACCCTGCAATCCGCCAATAACCTCGCGTTCCATTACCGCGATCGCTTCAAGCAACAAAAGCTGAAAGCGGTCTCCGAACGGGAGTATTTCAACGACCTGTCCAAGACCAACAAGCAGTTCCTGTATGCGATCATCGTGGTGGCCGCGATTATGGCGATTGGCGGCGTGTTCGGGGTGATGAACACCATGTTTGCCGCCATTGCCCAGCGCACCAAAGACATTGGCGTGCTGCGGATTCTCGGCTTCAAGCGCTGGCAGGTGCTGGTGTCGTTCATGCTGGAATCACTGTTCATCGCCATCATCGGCGGGGCGATCGGCTGCGGGCTGGCGATGTTCGCCGATGGCTACACGGCCACCAGCATCATCAGCAGCGGGCAGGGCGGCGGCGGCAAGTCGGTGGTGTTGCGGCTGATTGTCGATTCCAACATGCTCGTGGCGGGAATGCTATTCACGCTCGTCATGGGGCGATTGGGCGGCTTGATTCCGGCAATTTCCGGCATGCGGATGACCATTCTGGATTCGCTTCGCTGA
- a CDS encoding sigma-70 family RNA polymerase sigma factor, with protein MTESESMDEFPRLLAAARAGDRSALGQLLSRVRAEMLRAAELAMPADLRPKASGADVLQETFLEAQQLIARFQGETFEQFQAWMRAVLRNKLADFERSYRKASKRSVAREYSLESPEMESTPIPESDPPLTASGQVRAMEDAEALQRAMAQLPEDYQRILKLRNWDGLSFSEIGTIMNRSEDAARMLWGRAIERLRVILEKAA; from the coding sequence ATGACAGAATCCGAGAGCATGGACGAATTTCCGCGATTATTAGCGGCTGCCCGAGCGGGTGACCGATCGGCCCTAGGGCAACTGCTCAGCCGGGTTCGCGCGGAAATGCTTCGTGCTGCGGAACTTGCGATGCCGGCCGATCTCCGCCCCAAAGCCAGCGGCGCAGATGTGCTCCAGGAAACCTTCCTGGAAGCGCAGCAGCTCATCGCTCGCTTTCAGGGCGAAACATTTGAGCAATTCCAAGCCTGGATGCGGGCTGTGTTGCGCAACAAACTCGCCGACTTCGAACGATCCTACCGCAAAGCCAGCAAGCGAAGCGTCGCACGCGAATATTCGCTCGAATCCCCGGAAATGGAATCGACCCCGATCCCCGAAAGCGATCCCCCACTCACCGCGTCTGGTCAAGTCCGCGCCATGGAAGACGCCGAGGCGCTGCAACGGGCCATGGCACAACTGCCGGAAGACTATCAACGCATCTTAAAATTGCGCAATTGGGATGGACTCTCGTTCAGTGAGATTGGTACCATCATGAATCGCTCCGAGGATGCGGCTCGAATGCTCTGGGGACGAGCCATCGAGCGACTGCGCGTGATTCTGGAGAAGGCAGCATGA